Within Moorena sp. SIOASIH, the genomic segment AGATAGTGAAAGAGACAATGGCGGGTCGAGTACAAGTAAAAGGACCGTCTGTCACATCTGGTTACTATCAAAATACAGAAGCAAACCAAGACGCTTTTACAGAAGATGGTTGGTTTAATACTGGAGATATAGGCTTCCTGCGACAGGGGTGTTTAACAATAACCGGACGGCAAAAAGATATTATAATCATAAACGGTTTAAATTACTATAGCCATGAAATTGAAGCCACAATAGAAGGAATAGAAGGTGTAGAAGTTTCTTATACGGCAGCTTGTGCTGTCAGAGATGCCGACAGTGATACAGACAAATTAGCAATATTTTTTAACCCAGCCAAAGCCGCAAGGGATCGAGAAGCAGATTTGTTAAAGGAAATTCGCTTACTGGTAGTGGATCGTTTTGGGATTAATCCTGATTATTTGATTCCTGTAGAACGAGACGTTATTCCCAAAACAGCGATCGGTAAAATTCAACGTTCTCAACTAAAACAGCGTTTTGAAACAGGTGAATTTAACACCATTCTCAAACGGGTAGATTTATTACTATTGAATGTTAATACTATCCCAAGCTGGTTTTACCGTAAAGTCTGGCAAGCCAAAGTCCCTGTTTTTAATCTGTCTTCCCAGATAACTACAACCCTAATATTTAGCGATACTTTAGGGCTAGGAACAGTCTTATCTGAGGAATTAGAAAAACATCACCAGCCTTGTATCCAAGTGTCTGTCGGTGAAAACTTTACCAAAATCAGTGACAATCATTATTCTCTTGTGCCCGAACAAGCAGAACACTATCAGATGCTTTTTAAGCAATTGGCACAAGAAAACAAAACGATTGGCCAGATTGTCTGCCTGTGGGAATACGATCAATATAGAGGAGAAATTGCTCACCTAGAAGGGCTGGAGCAGTCACAAAAGCAAGGATTGTTTCGTTTGCTGTTCTTAGTGAAAGCATTAGAACAATCTCGGAGTGAAGAGCAGTCGGTACAATTACTGTGGGTATCAAGTTACAGTCAGTCGATAGTACCGAGTGATAAGATAGCCTATGATAAAGGGACAGTTTTGGGCTTATTGAAAACAATTGGTCAAGAAATGACCTGGTTGAACTGTCGCCACATCGATCTGCCAGTCATAGAGGTTCAAGTCAATAAGGCATACATTCGGCAAGAACTGGACAATTTTGCCAAAGAAACAGAAGTAGCCTACAGAGACGGAAAACGCTTGGTTTGTGGAATCGAATCTGTAAATCTAGCTGAAGAACCAAAGCAAGAATTACCCTTCATAACAGGTGGTATCTACTTAATAAGTGGAGGGCTGGGAGGTATTGGAACTGAAATTGCTAGTTTCCTACTTAAGAATTATCAAGCACGGTTACTGATAGTTGGTCGCACTTCTCTACCCGATCAAAATACTTGGCAAACTCATTTAGATAGTGGAAATGAACTGGCAAGGAAAATCCAAGCTTATCAACAATTGCAGCAACTACCAGGGGCAGTCATTTATGAAGATGTAGATATCTGTGATTATGCTCAGTTGCAGCAGATATTGACAACAACTCTATCCAAATGGGGAGGCCAGCTTGATGGGATTATCCATCTGGCAGGAGTATTCACCGAACAACTATTAGTATCCCAAACTCTAGAAAGTCTCACTGCCGTTCTTCGTCCCAAGGTACTTGGAACCTGGGCATTACATAAACTACTGCTGGAAGATAATCCTCAAGGTTTGTTTGTTCATTTTTCGTCCATCAATGGCTTCTTTGGCGGTACTACTGTAGGTGCTTATGCTGCTGCCTCTAGTTTTATGGAAGCGTTTTGCGATTACCAGCAGACCTATACTACCCTGCAAAGCTACTGCTTATCATGGAGTATGTGGGATGAAATCGGCATGAGTCTGGGCTATCAAATGAAAGACTTGACCCATGCTAAAGGCTACTTTTCGATTAATAAGGCACAAGGGATGTGCTCTTTATTAGCCGCGTTGTCTCGTGGCCAACATCATTTGTTTGTGGGTTTGGATGGGAGTAAACCCAACATTGAACGTTTAACTATTACCTCAGAACCTCAAAACCTACAGCAGTTAACGGCTTATTTCACCTCCAAGGTCGAACAATTACCAGTGAATAATTTAGAAGCGTTGGAAGTACGCGATCGCTTTGGCAGACTCAGCCGTTGTGTGTGGGCACAACTTGCCGAGATGCCTCTAAATGAAACTGGAGAAATTGTTCGAGAAAAGCTGATTGGACTTAGCACAGGTATTGGTCTTTTTGAACAAACAAAACCACGCAACCAAGTAGAACATCAACTCGTTGAAATTTTTCAGCAGGTACTAGAAGTGCCTGTTACTAGTATCCATGACAATTTCTTTGCTCTGGGCGGAAATTCTCTGCTAGCAGTGCAAGTGGTTTCTCGTATACAGCAAGTCTTTAATCAAGAAATTTCTCTGCATATACTGTTTCAAGCACCTACAGTTGGTGAACTGGGGCAAACCATAATCAAAGAAAATCTCTTACCAGGGCAAAAATCAGATACTAGTTTACCAACCCTTGTACCTGACCCAGAACAACGCTACGAACCATTCCCTCTAACTGATATTCAACAAGCTTATTGGCTAGGTCGCAATCAAGCCTTTGATTTAGGTAATGTTGCTAGCCATATTTACATAGAGATCGATTCTGAAAACTTAGATATAGAACGCTTAAACCAGGCTTGGCAGAAATTAGTTGACCACTATGATATGCTGCGAGCCGTAGTGTTACCCGACGGACAACAGCAAGTCAAACAACAAGTACCACCCTATCAAATACAAGTTTTTGATTTACAAAACCAGCCAAAACCAGTAGTTAGTGACCACCTCAAGGCAATTCGGGAGCAAATGTCTCACGAAATATTACCCTCTGAGCAATGGCCATTGTTCAAGTTGCAGGCCACTCACTTCAATGAAAAGCACTATCGCCTCCATCTGAGTTTTGATGCTTTAATTGCTGATAGCTGGAGCCTAATGCTACTGGGGCAGTATTGGCTGCAACTGTATCGAGACCCAGAAAGTTCCCTGCCTTCATTGGAACTGTCATTTCGCGACTATGTACTGGCTAAAATAGGGCTGGATGTTACACCACAGTATCAGCGTTCTCAAGATTACTGGTTCGATCGCTTGTCCACTCTCCCGCCAGCACCAGAATTACCCTTTGCCAAGCAGATAGTTGCTCTAGAGCAACCGCAGTTTACACGTCGCAGTGGGCGATTAAATGTTGTTGATTGGCAGCGATTAAAAGACAAGGCAAGTCAGGCAAATATAACTAATTCTACTGTTTTATTAGCTGCTTTTGCTGACATATTAACTTGTTGGAGCAAGAGTTCTAAGTTTACCATTAACCTGACCCTGTTTAATCGCTTACCCTTACATCCCCAAGTTAATGAGGTACTTGGAGATTTCACATCCCTCACGCTCCTAGAAGTTGATAACTCAAAACCGACTCCTTTTATTAAGCGTGCTCAACTGCTACAGGAACAACTGTGGCAAGATTTAGACCACCGTTATGTCAGTGGTGTGCAAGTGCAGCGAGAATTGCGTCGCCTATATGGAAGTTATCAAGCTATGGGGGTTGTCTTTACCAGCGTTCTGGGGGCTGGTATCGAGTCGGAAGAACAATTGTGGGTTAATCAGCTAGGAAAAATGGTCTATAGCATTAGCCAAACTCCTCAAGTCTGGCTAGACCATCAAGTTCTGGAAGAACAAGGGGAATTAATATTTCAGTGGGATATAGTTGAAGAGCTTTTCTGTGAAGGTGTTATTGATAATATGTTCCAGAGTTACACAGATTATCTGCAACACCTAGCAACGTCAGAATCTGCTTGGATGGACTTCTACCCTCAACTGTTACCAAAAGCCCAACTCCAACAACTTGCACAACTCAATCAGATAAATCTACCTGTTCCCCAACAAACCTTACACAGTCTGTTTCTGCAGCAGGTGGAACAAAATTATCAAGAATTGGCAGTGATTACCCCAGAGCGCTGCTTAACCTATGGAGACTTACACCAACGCGCCCGCAACATCGGGCATTGGTTGCAACAACTGGGAGCTTCGCGCAATAGCTTAGTCGCTGTAGTAATGTTCAAGGGATGGGAACAAGTTGTTGCAGTATTGGCAATCTTGATGGCTGGTGCGGCCTATGTGCCTATTGACCCCGAACTCCCCCAGGAGCGAAGAGAATTTTTACTTACCCAAGGGGAAGTGAAGGTGGTTCTGACCCAAGAATCTCTGTTAGAACAACTAGCAATACCAGAAGGCATTGAGTGTTTGTCTGTAGATACTTTCGAGTCAAGAAAAAATGATTCAATATCCTTCGTCCCCGTACATCATCCAGAAGATTTGGCCTATGTAATTTATACGTCTGGCTCTACAGGTTTACCCAAAGGGGTGATCATTAAGCATCAAGCAGTAGTAAACACCATCCTCGACATCAACCAGCGATTCAATGTTACAGCTAATGACCGAATACTAGCTGTGTCCGCGTTGAATTTTGACCTGTCAGTATATGACATTTTTGGGCTCTTGGCTGTTGGAGGAACTTTGGTCATCCCATCTGCGATTGATGCCAAAGATCCTGCTCGTTGGTATGAGTTAATTGTTAAACACCAAGTTACATTGTGGAACTCTGTACCCGCACTAATGCAAATGTTAGTTGAGTACTTGTCTGGACAGCTCAACCAGTCCCATGGCCCCCTACGATTAGCATTGCTCAGTGGCGATTGGATACCGCTAACGTTACCAGAGCGAATTCAACAGTTGTGGAGCCAGATCCAAATTGTTAGCTTAGGTGGTGCAACTGAAGCCTCAATTTGGTCAATTTATTATCCGATCGAACAAATTTCCCCTGTAACTAAGAGCATTCCTTACGGTAAATCCCTTGCCAATCAAACTGTTTCTGTCCTCAACGATCTAATGCAGCCTACTCCAGTCTGGGTATCTGGAGATCTTTATATCGGAGGAGTTGGTTTAGCTTCTGGGTATTTGTTAGATGAGAAAAAGACAAACGCAAGTTTTATCACTCACCCAGTTACTCACGAACGATTGTACAAAACCGGTGATTTGGGACGATATTTGCCTGATGGTAATATTGAATTTCTTGGGCGCTCAGATTTCCAAGTGAAAATCAATGGCTATCGCGTGGAATTGGGTGAAATTGAGGCGGCATTAAGCGAGCATTCTACTGTCAAGGATACTGTTGTTATGGCCCTTGGTGAGTCGGAACACAAACGTTTAGTCGCTTATGTTATCCCCAGTGAGACCTCTGTTGACAAAGCCAAGCTACCGGAAGGTTATAAACCTAGTCAAACAACAGGGGTAATACAAGACCCTGTGGAGAAAATTGAATTTAAACTCAAGCAACCAGGATTGCGTTCTCCATCTCCCACAAAAGAAACTATTTCTTTACCGCTCTCAGAACTTGATGAAGCTCAAAAAGAA encodes:
- a CDS encoding non-ribosomal peptide synthetase, coding for MNLVEFLQELSIKGWQIWSEGSQLRYDAPKEESTASVLALLKQHKTEILQLLCDNPDILNVYPLSYGQQAMWFLWKLAPGSCVYNVSVPVRICSQVDVTAWRQAFQALCQRHLMLSSTFTKLGQVPIQQVHRDQDVDFLQVDASAWSKEELNQRVIEAHKHPFNLEKESGMRVRWFVRSFQEHILLLTIHHIACDGWSIDIIFQELAKLYQAQQTNVPASLPPLKYSYQDYVRAQRKILDSPRGEILWQYWKQKLAGELPTLNLPTDKPRPPIQTYEGAAYHFSLSEKLSQQLIELAQKENVTLYTLLLAVFGVFLYRYTGQEDILVGSPTSGRNRAEEAPIVGFFANSVVMRMSASENLSFKEFLTKVQHTVLEAVNYQDYPFALLVERLLPKRDPSRSPIFQVFFLLQQMSEWRKLLSGEMKTSSDWQGLKLEAFDRPTKECQFDFILEMIQVGSSLGGLIKYSTDLFEEQTIARMVEHFQTLLQAIVIKPNYNIAQFPLLTATERQQCLAVGNNLGRKQGQNKVIYQLFEDLFGYPGEVSGRQTQLGEHTEVVPVGWPTDFSVYVLDSYAEPVPPGVTGEVYVGGCNLTESDINRTQQAPVSFVEHPELGSLLKTGERGCLRANGCLELQGFGQRWAWIKGHRVELQAIEKALLAITGVEDCYVIMRQRQLVAYVVTSKSFLSESLHNQLKTELPSYMLPSAYVTVSNLTLTGKGLIDESALAQLEVIDSELVSRWEEQLRSLPEIEQVAVVVQPQVKTLPRLHISDLVPSPPKGMGTDSPQVETDNLIDKVNKNLPQEVNQPAISQGEPLTEPEAQTLGEILQRAALENSTKGVVYIQPDGTEFVQSYKNLLEDAQRLLGGLKKLGLKPQDKVIFQLADNHNFISAFWGCILGGFIPVPISATGNLNKLQNSWQMLGKPLVLSEQKLAPKLHQWAEELKLENFQIESIEPLKDSEADRNWHKSKSEDLVLLLLTSGSTGMPKAVMHNHRSLLSRSASTVQFNGFSKDDISLNWFSLDHVGGIVMFHLRDVYLECQQIHAPTELVLQEPTRWLDWICHYRATITWAPNFAYGLIVQELENRQKTGSQQENHRGWDLSSMQFILNAGEAIVAKTVRRFLEVLGQDQLQDRAMHPAWGMSETSSAVTFSSKFLLSSTTDEQKFVEVGSPVPGFAIRIVDNQNQIVKETMAGRVQVKGPSVTSGYYQNTEANQDAFTEDGWFNTGDIGFLRQGCLTITGRQKDIIIINGLNYYSHEIEATIEGIEGVEVSYTAACAVRDADSDTDKLAIFFNPAKAARDREADLLKEIRLLVVDRFGINPDYLIPVERDVIPKTAIGKIQRSQLKQRFETGEFNTILKRVDLLLLNVNTIPSWFYRKVWQAKVPVFNLSSQITTTLIFSDTLGLGTVLSEELEKHHQPCIQVSVGENFTKISDNHYSLVPEQAEHYQMLFKQLAQENKTIGQIVCLWEYDQYRGEIAHLEGLEQSQKQGLFRLLFLVKALEQSRSEEQSVQLLWVSSYSQSIVPSDKIAYDKGTVLGLLKTIGQEMTWLNCRHIDLPVIEVQVNKAYIRQELDNFAKETEVAYRDGKRLVCGIESVNLAEEPKQELPFITGGIYLISGGLGGIGTEIASFLLKNYQARLLIVGRTSLPDQNTWQTHLDSGNELARKIQAYQQLQQLPGAVIYEDVDICDYAQLQQILTTTLSKWGGQLDGIIHLAGVFTEQLLVSQTLESLTAVLRPKVLGTWALHKLLLEDNPQGLFVHFSSINGFFGGTTVGAYAAASSFMEAFCDYQQTYTTLQSYCLSWSMWDEIGMSLGYQMKDLTHAKGYFSINKAQGMCSLLAALSRGQHHLFVGLDGSKPNIERLTITSEPQNLQQLTAYFTSKVEQLPVNNLEALEVRDRFGRLSRCVWAQLAEMPLNETGEIVREKLIGLSTGIGLFEQTKPRNQVEHQLVEIFQQVLEVPVTSIHDNFFALGGNSLLAVQVVSRIQQVFNQEISLHILFQAPTVGELGQTIIKENLLPGQKSDTSLPTLVPDPEQRYEPFPLTDIQQAYWLGRNQAFDLGNVASHIYIEIDSENLDIERLNQAWQKLVDHYDMLRAVVLPDGQQQVKQQVPPYQIQVFDLQNQPKPVVSDHLKAIREQMSHEILPSEQWPLFKLQATHFNEKHYRLHLSFDALIADSWSLMLLGQYWLQLYRDPESSLPSLELSFRDYVLAKIGLDVTPQYQRSQDYWFDRLSTLPPAPELPFAKQIVALEQPQFTRRSGRLNVVDWQRLKDKASQANITNSTVLLAAFADILTCWSKSSKFTINLTLFNRLPLHPQVNEVLGDFTSLTLLEVDNSKPTPFIKRAQLLQEQLWQDLDHRYVSGVQVQRELRRLYGSYQAMGVVFTSVLGAGIESEEQLWVNQLGKMVYSISQTPQVWLDHQVLEEQGELIFQWDIVEELFCEGVIDNMFQSYTDYLQHLATSESAWMDFYPQLLPKAQLQQLAQLNQINLPVPQQTLHSLFLQQVEQNYQELAVITPERCLTYGDLHQRARNIGHWLQQLGASRNSLVAVVMFKGWEQVVAVLAILMAGAAYVPIDPELPQERREFLLTQGEVKVVLTQESLLEQLAIPEGIECLSVDTFESRKNDSISFVPVHHPEDLAYVIYTSGSTGLPKGVIIKHQAVVNTILDINQRFNVTANDRILAVSALNFDLSVYDIFGLLAVGGTLVIPSAIDAKDPARWYELIVKHQVTLWNSVPALMQMLVEYLSGQLNQSHGPLRLALLSGDWIPLTLPERIQQLWSQIQIVSLGGATEASIWSIYYPIEQISPVTKSIPYGKSLANQTVSVLNDLMQPTPVWVSGDLYIGGVGLASGYLLDEKKTNASFITHPVTHERLYKTGDLGRYLPDGNIEFLGRSDFQVKINGYRVELGEIEAALSEHSTVKDTVVMALGESEHKRLVAYVIPSETSVDKAKLPEGYKPSQTTGVIQDPVEKIEFKLKQPGLRSPSPTKETISLPLSELDEAQKEAYLKRQSYRQFLMQPLPLEEFSQFLSCLLQMKLDDYPLPKYLYPSAGNLYPVQTYLLIKPERVSGLSGGIYYYCPREHNLVFLNPLSDVDSRIYGGNQPIFEQSAFSLFLISKLSAITPMYGELAENFCFLEAGHMGQLLMNTAPNYQMGLCPIGGLEFDKLRDLFELESNQRLIYSFVGGKIDTVQTKQLLGKSSKEDKSIPQQLNEHLQGKLPQYMLPNDYVLMDVFPLTANGKVNRKALPAPEISVQERIFLPPSTPIEEKLAGIWATILELEINQVSVNDNFFDIGGNSLLATQLISRIRQSFQIDLPLADFFAEATIAGLVEHIEVLSWVGQNIQESETNIEEIEL